From Eriocheir sinensis breed Jianghai 21 chromosome 16, ASM2467909v1, whole genome shotgun sequence, a single genomic window includes:
- the LOC126999341 gene encoding peroxidase-like isoform X2, with translation MVRVVLETREEAARRRVNTPAMALLKVVLVLLVGWCAAAPAPIPARIPDPAPASAPGPDPASDPGPDPASAPGPDPASAPSPEHPDTNASSHADAATLDEEPSVREKRSFHPEPPASGGGGGGSTSSTSTPFTFPSSTPFTFPSSTPFTFPSSTPFTFSSTPKPFTFRPFTFGHSTTPNPFTFVPPTTSSPVSPYFADPQGRPAPSPPTLGQELTPPPSKCPHLETFCDPSSPYRTFSGRCNNLQHPDFGAAGQDFIRFLPPAYDAPALFRTQSVRGGLLPNPRLLSLLLRHVPEGHGQPANALFVQMGQFLDHDFAITTTVSSGGDSGFSCRPCSSWVHPPCAPIPIPVNDPYMPPVTESGQPRCLRFTRSVGHVTRDAHGRRTLRQPNMNTAFIDMAPIYGNEACTAESIRERRGGRLRSDTNHMPLMRPASEFPLCRSEDGHCMHSGDNRANENLGLSMLHVLFHRAHNHIAKGLQGVNPHWDDERLFQEARRINIARFQNLLYREYVPTLIGYHAAAKDQLIPHHEGYFLDYNASVNPAIFNDFTTAAFRVGHSQVPQYFFMMDERYRPYNHVPLHQTFFNPSYLNQPGAFEPLMRGLLATSKRPTDLSFVDCLNNKLFQEGDDPLSGHDLFAINIARGRDHGLASYVRYLSKCKIKEVTSFADLESLMPRRTADLLSKAYADVQDIDLYVGGLSETPMPGAMVGPTFSCILTTQFITSKTGDRFWFEGPGAGFTLDQLQTIRRTSLASVLCGCFYQFDPHVPAQAFLLPDQQSNPLKRCSELPKIDLELWREVPHSPPTPCRHLGHDYQVGRPVPVSPCLVCVCQKDGEVWCRCNLSGCTHEPKDYHCRRVCGHTAPGPQPQPQPHPQYTLH, from the exons ATGGTCCGTGTCGTTTTGGAGACTCGTGAGGAAGCAGCGCGGCGCCGTGTGAACACCCCCGCCATGGCCCTGCTGAAGGTG gtgttggtgctgctggtggGCTGGTGTGCTGCTGCTCCCGCCCCCATTCCTGCCCGCATTCCTGACCCAGCCCCTGCCTCCGCCCCCGGCCCCGACCCTGCCTCCGACCCTGGCCCCGACCCTGCCTCCGCCCCTGGCCCCGACCCTGCCTCCGCCCCTTCGCCCGAGCACCCCGACACCAACGCCTCCTCCCACGCCGACGCTGCTACCCTCGACGAAGAACCAAGTGTGAGGGAAAAACGCTCTTTCCACCCTGAGCCGCCCGCgtctggtggcggcggtggtg gctccacttcctccacctccacccccttcaccttcccatcctccacccccttcaccttcccatcctccacccccttcacttttccttcctccacccccttcacTTTCAGCTCCACTCCCAAGCCCTTCACCTTCCGCCCCTTCACTTTCGGCCACTCCACCACCCCCAACCCCTTCACCTTCgtcccccccaccacctccagccCCGTCTCCCCTTACTTCGCTGATCCTCAAGGCCGCCCCGCCCCCTCGCCACCCACGCTGGGGCAAGAACTGACTCCACCACCCTCGAAGTGCCC CCACTTGGAGACCTTCTGcgacccttcctcaccctaccgAACGTTCAGTGGCCGCTGCAACAACCTCCAACACCCGGACTTCGGCGCCGCGGGTCAAGACTTCATCCGCTTCCTCCCCCCAGCCTACG ACGCTCCCGCACTGTTCCGCACCCAGTCGGTCCGCGGCGGTCTGCTGCCCAACCCTCGCCTGCTGAGCCTGCTGCTGCGCCATGTACCGGAGGGCCACGGCCAGCCCGCCAACGCCCTCTTCGTCCAGATGGGGCAGTTTCTGGACCACGacttcgccatcaccaccaccgtcagta GTGGCGGTGACTCTGGGTTCAGCTGCCGCCCCTGCTCCTCTTGGGTCCACCCCCCCTGCGCGCCCATCCCCATCCCCGTCAACGACCCGTACATGCCCCCCGTCACGGAGTCCGGCCAGCCCAGGTGCCTCCGCTTCACCAG GAGTGTGGGGCACGTCACCAGGGACGCGCATGGCCGCAGGACTCTCCGGCAACCCAACATGAACACGGCCTTCATCGACATGGCcccg ATATATGGTAACGAGGCCTGCACGGCGGAGTCAATAAGGGAGCGTCGCGGCGGGCGGCTACGGTCTGACACCAACCACATGCCTCTGATGCGGCCGGCCTCAGAGTTCCCGTTGTGCCGCTCGGAGGACGGTCACTGCATGCACTCCGGAGACAACAG GGCCAACGAGAACCTTGGCCTGTCGATGCTCCACGTGCTGTTCCACCGCGCCCACAACCACATAGCGAAGGGGCTGCAGGGCGTCAATCCACACTGGGACGACGAGCGGCTCTTCCAG GAGGCGAGGCGCATCAACATCGCCCGCTTCCAGAACCTTTTGTACCGCGAGTATGTTCCCACGCTCATCGGCTACCACGCGGCGGCCAAGGACCAGCTCATCCCACACCACGAGGGCTACTTCTTG GACTACAACGCCTCCGTCAACCCCGCCATCTTCAACGACTTCACCACCGCCGCCTTCAGGGTTGGTCACTCTCAGGTGCCCCAGTACTTCTTCATGATGGACGAGCGCTACCGACCCTACAATCACGTGCCCCTCCACCAGACATTCTTTAACCCGTCTTATCTAAACCAG CCTGGCGCCTTTGAGCCCCTGATGCGGGGGCTGTTGGCGACATCCAAGCGGCCGACAGACCTCAGCTTCGTGGACTGCCTCAACAACAAGCTTTTCCAGGAGGGGGACGACCCGCTCTCCGGCCACGACCTCTTCGCCATCAACATTGCCAGAG GACGCGATCACGGGTTGGCTTCCTACGTAAGGTATTTATCGAAGTGCAAGATTAAGGAGGTGACGTCCTTCGCTGACCTCGAGTCCCTAATGCCCCGAAGAACCGCTGACCTGCTCTCCAAGGCGTACGCTGACGTGCAGGACATTGACCTCTACGTCGGGGGGCTG tCAGAGACGCCGATGCCCGGGGCGATGGTGGGGCCAACCTTTTCCTGCATCCTCACCACACAGTTCATCACGTCCAAGACCGGGGACAGGTtctg GTTCGAGGGCCCGGGCGCCGGCTTCACCCTGGACCAGCTGCAAACCATCAGACGGACGAGCCTCGCCAGCGTGTTGTGTGGCTGCTTCTACCAGTTCGACCCCCACGTGCCCGCCCAGGCCTTCCTCCTGCCCGACCAGCAAAG cAACCCTCTGAAGCGATGCAGCGAGCTCCCGAAAATCGACCTGGAGCTGTGGCGGGAGGTGCCCCACAGCCCCCCCACGCCCTGTCGCCACCTGGGCCACGACTACCAGGTGGGCCGCCCCGTGCCTGTCTCCCCCTGCCTCGTGTGCGTGTGCCAGAAGGACGGGGAG GTGTGGTGTCGCTGTAACCTGTCTGGCTGCACACACGAGCCAAAGGACTACCACTGCCGCCGAGTCTGTGGCCACACCGCCCCGGGCCcgcagccacagccacagcctCACCCACAGTACACGCTGCACTGA
- the LOC126999341 gene encoding peroxidase-like isoform X1 encodes MVRVVLETREEAARRRVNTPAMALLKVVLVLLVGWCAAAPAPIPARIPDPAPASAPGPDPASDPGPDPASAPGPDPASAPSPEHPDTNASSHADAATLDEEPSVREKRSFHPEPPASGGGGGGGSTSSTSTPFTFPSSTPFTFPSSTPFTFPSSTPFTFSSTPKPFTFRPFTFGHSTTPNPFTFVPPTTSSPVSPYFADPQGRPAPSPPTLGQELTPPPSKCPHLETFCDPSSPYRTFSGRCNNLQHPDFGAAGQDFIRFLPPAYDAPALFRTQSVRGGLLPNPRLLSLLLRHVPEGHGQPANALFVQMGQFLDHDFAITTTVSSGGDSGFSCRPCSSWVHPPCAPIPIPVNDPYMPPVTESGQPRCLRFTRSVGHVTRDAHGRRTLRQPNMNTAFIDMAPIYGNEACTAESIRERRGGRLRSDTNHMPLMRPASEFPLCRSEDGHCMHSGDNRANENLGLSMLHVLFHRAHNHIAKGLQGVNPHWDDERLFQEARRINIARFQNLLYREYVPTLIGYHAAAKDQLIPHHEGYFLDYNASVNPAIFNDFTTAAFRVGHSQVPQYFFMMDERYRPYNHVPLHQTFFNPSYLNQPGAFEPLMRGLLATSKRPTDLSFVDCLNNKLFQEGDDPLSGHDLFAINIARGRDHGLASYVRYLSKCKIKEVTSFADLESLMPRRTADLLSKAYADVQDIDLYVGGLSETPMPGAMVGPTFSCILTTQFITSKTGDRFWFEGPGAGFTLDQLQTIRRTSLASVLCGCFYQFDPHVPAQAFLLPDQQSNPLKRCSELPKIDLELWREVPHSPPTPCRHLGHDYQVGRPVPVSPCLVCVCQKDGEVWCRCNLSGCTHEPKDYHCRRVCGHTAPGPQPQPQPHPQYTLH; translated from the exons ATGGTCCGTGTCGTTTTGGAGACTCGTGAGGAAGCAGCGCGGCGCCGTGTGAACACCCCCGCCATGGCCCTGCTGAAGGTG gtgttggtgctgctggtggGCTGGTGTGCTGCTGCTCCCGCCCCCATTCCTGCCCGCATTCCTGACCCAGCCCCTGCCTCCGCCCCCGGCCCCGACCCTGCCTCCGACCCTGGCCCCGACCCTGCCTCCGCCCCTGGCCCCGACCCTGCCTCCGCCCCTTCGCCCGAGCACCCCGACACCAACGCCTCCTCCCACGCCGACGCTGCTACCCTCGACGAAGAACCAAGTGTGAGGGAAAAACGCTCTTTCCACCCTGAGCCGCCCGCgtctggtggcggcggtggtggtg gctccacttcctccacctccacccccttcaccttcccatcctccacccccttcaccttcccatcctccacccccttcacttttccttcctccacccccttcacTTTCAGCTCCACTCCCAAGCCCTTCACCTTCCGCCCCTTCACTTTCGGCCACTCCACCACCCCCAACCCCTTCACCTTCgtcccccccaccacctccagccCCGTCTCCCCTTACTTCGCTGATCCTCAAGGCCGCCCCGCCCCCTCGCCACCCACGCTGGGGCAAGAACTGACTCCACCACCCTCGAAGTGCCC CCACTTGGAGACCTTCTGcgacccttcctcaccctaccgAACGTTCAGTGGCCGCTGCAACAACCTCCAACACCCGGACTTCGGCGCCGCGGGTCAAGACTTCATCCGCTTCCTCCCCCCAGCCTACG ACGCTCCCGCACTGTTCCGCACCCAGTCGGTCCGCGGCGGTCTGCTGCCCAACCCTCGCCTGCTGAGCCTGCTGCTGCGCCATGTACCGGAGGGCCACGGCCAGCCCGCCAACGCCCTCTTCGTCCAGATGGGGCAGTTTCTGGACCACGacttcgccatcaccaccaccgtcagta GTGGCGGTGACTCTGGGTTCAGCTGCCGCCCCTGCTCCTCTTGGGTCCACCCCCCCTGCGCGCCCATCCCCATCCCCGTCAACGACCCGTACATGCCCCCCGTCACGGAGTCCGGCCAGCCCAGGTGCCTCCGCTTCACCAG GAGTGTGGGGCACGTCACCAGGGACGCGCATGGCCGCAGGACTCTCCGGCAACCCAACATGAACACGGCCTTCATCGACATGGCcccg ATATATGGTAACGAGGCCTGCACGGCGGAGTCAATAAGGGAGCGTCGCGGCGGGCGGCTACGGTCTGACACCAACCACATGCCTCTGATGCGGCCGGCCTCAGAGTTCCCGTTGTGCCGCTCGGAGGACGGTCACTGCATGCACTCCGGAGACAACAG GGCCAACGAGAACCTTGGCCTGTCGATGCTCCACGTGCTGTTCCACCGCGCCCACAACCACATAGCGAAGGGGCTGCAGGGCGTCAATCCACACTGGGACGACGAGCGGCTCTTCCAG GAGGCGAGGCGCATCAACATCGCCCGCTTCCAGAACCTTTTGTACCGCGAGTATGTTCCCACGCTCATCGGCTACCACGCGGCGGCCAAGGACCAGCTCATCCCACACCACGAGGGCTACTTCTTG GACTACAACGCCTCCGTCAACCCCGCCATCTTCAACGACTTCACCACCGCCGCCTTCAGGGTTGGTCACTCTCAGGTGCCCCAGTACTTCTTCATGATGGACGAGCGCTACCGACCCTACAATCACGTGCCCCTCCACCAGACATTCTTTAACCCGTCTTATCTAAACCAG CCTGGCGCCTTTGAGCCCCTGATGCGGGGGCTGTTGGCGACATCCAAGCGGCCGACAGACCTCAGCTTCGTGGACTGCCTCAACAACAAGCTTTTCCAGGAGGGGGACGACCCGCTCTCCGGCCACGACCTCTTCGCCATCAACATTGCCAGAG GACGCGATCACGGGTTGGCTTCCTACGTAAGGTATTTATCGAAGTGCAAGATTAAGGAGGTGACGTCCTTCGCTGACCTCGAGTCCCTAATGCCCCGAAGAACCGCTGACCTGCTCTCCAAGGCGTACGCTGACGTGCAGGACATTGACCTCTACGTCGGGGGGCTG tCAGAGACGCCGATGCCCGGGGCGATGGTGGGGCCAACCTTTTCCTGCATCCTCACCACACAGTTCATCACGTCCAAGACCGGGGACAGGTtctg GTTCGAGGGCCCGGGCGCCGGCTTCACCCTGGACCAGCTGCAAACCATCAGACGGACGAGCCTCGCCAGCGTGTTGTGTGGCTGCTTCTACCAGTTCGACCCCCACGTGCCCGCCCAGGCCTTCCTCCTGCCCGACCAGCAAAG cAACCCTCTGAAGCGATGCAGCGAGCTCCCGAAAATCGACCTGGAGCTGTGGCGGGAGGTGCCCCACAGCCCCCCCACGCCCTGTCGCCACCTGGGCCACGACTACCAGGTGGGCCGCCCCGTGCCTGTCTCCCCCTGCCTCGTGTGCGTGTGCCAGAAGGACGGGGAG GTGTGGTGTCGCTGTAACCTGTCTGGCTGCACACACGAGCCAAAGGACTACCACTGCCGCCGAGTCTGTGGCCACACCGCCCCGGGCCcgcagccacagccacagcctCACCCACAGTACACGCTGCACTGA